The following coding sequences are from one Epinephelus moara isolate mb chromosome 7, YSFRI_EMoa_1.0, whole genome shotgun sequence window:
- the LOC126393127 gene encoding sorting nexin-4-like: MMMADSGSTEEVAVIGNTDITSAESENNIINTMVEKGTALLRKMEINVAESEKRTGKNTVNMQETYTVYLIETRPAETVLEGGTPATPDTLWRRYSEFELLRTYLLVTYPYIIIPPLPEKRAEFVWHKLSADNLDPDFVERRRVGLENFLLRVASHPVLSNDKIFFLFLTEEKGWREAVLETGFQDKVDSRLKSLSAMFRVKNPDKRFTALKHYSDELNTVISQLLRVRAKVADRLYGVYKVHGNYGRVFSEWSAIEKEMGDGLQSAGHHMDTYAASIDDILEEEEHYADQLKEYLFYTDAVRSVCRKHELIQYELEMAAQDLVHKKQQKEELVTGTVRVFSLKGMTSKLFGQESQEQRESRLAALEQSIQEGEEMVKEKNTECQEFVRTAWEDIERFKEQKDKDLREALISYAIMQISMCKKGIQVWSNAKDCFNKM, translated from the exons ATGATGATGGCAGACTCTGGAAGTACCGAAGAAGTGGCTGTGATCGGTAACACCGACATCACTTCGGCAGAATCCGAGAACAACATCATAAACACG ATGGTTGAAAAAGGGACAGCTCTGTTGagaaaaatggagataaacgtGGCAGAGTCAGAGAAGAGAACGGGGAAGAACACGGTTAACATGCAGGAAACCTACACAGTCTACCTCATAGAGACACG GCCAGCCGAAACTGTTCTAGAGGGGGGTACGCCTGCCACGCCTGACACTTTGTGGAGACGCTACAGTGAATTTGAGTTGCTCAGAACATACCTCTTGGTCACCTACCCCTACATTATCATCCCTCCACTACCGGAGAAAAGG GCAGAGTTTGTGTGGCATAAGCTGTCAGCAGACAACCTCGACCCAGACTTTGTCGAGCGACGGAGAGTCGGCCTGGAAAACTTTCTGCTGCGTGTTGCATCACATCCTGTCCTCTCCAATGACAAaatcttcttcctctttctgaCAGAG GAGAAAGGATGGAGGGAGGCAGTTTTGGAGACAGGCTTCCAAGACAAG GTTGACTCCAGACTGAAGTCTCTGAGTGCCATGTTCAGAGTCAAGAACCCTGACAA GCGattcacagcactgaaacactACAGTGATGAACTGAACACTGTCATCTCTCAGTTACTGAGGGTGCGGGCG AAAGTAGCAGACAGGCTGTATGGCGTTTACAAGGTCCATGGTAACTACGGCAGAGTCTTTAG TGAGTGGAGTGCCATTGAGAAAGAGATGGGAGACGGACTACAGAGTGCCGGCCACCACATGGACAC GTATGCTGCATCAATAGATGACATTCTGGAGGAAGAAGAGCACTATGCAGACCAGCTGAAAGAATACCTTTTCTACACTGACGCTGTTAG atcAGTATGTAGGAAACACGAGTTGATCCAGTATGAACTGGAGATGGCAGCTCAGGACCTCGTCCATAAGAAACAACAGAAAGAAGAGCTGGTCACTGGG acagtACGTGTCTTCTCTCTGAAGGGAATGACCAGTAAATTGTTTGGCCAAGAGAGCcaggagcagagggagagcaggTTGGCAGCTCTGGAGCAGAGTATccaggagggagaggaaatggtcaaggagaagaacacagagtgCCA AGAGTTTGTGCGAACCGCCTGGGAAGACATTGAACGTTTTAAGGAGCAGAAGGACAAAGATTTGCGTGAAGCACTAATCAGCTATGCCATTATGCAGATCAGCATGTGTAAGAAG GGAATCCAGGTGTGGTCCAACGCCAAGGACTGTTTCAACAAAATGTGA